From Pseudofrankia saprophytica, a single genomic window includes:
- a CDS encoding VOC family protein, translating to MTSSASTATAVDEPFTGLVGLHHLQLAIPAGAEDACRAFWAGLLGLSEVPKPPPLAARGGAWFRGTGFELHVGVDPAFTPATKGHPAILVGDLDALAERLAAAGVAVTWSHDFPGHRHFYSPDPVGNRIEFISPDPAS from the coding sequence GTGACCAGCAGCGCCAGTACGGCCACCGCCGTCGACGAACCGTTCACGGGCCTCGTCGGTCTCCATCACCTGCAGCTGGCGATCCCCGCCGGCGCGGAGGATGCCTGCCGGGCGTTCTGGGCCGGGCTCCTCGGCCTCTCCGAGGTGCCGAAGCCACCGCCGCTGGCCGCCCGCGGTGGTGCCTGGTTCCGCGGCACGGGCTTCGAGCTGCACGTCGGCGTCGACCCGGCCTTCACCCCCGCGACCAAGGGCCACCCGGCGATCCTCGTCGGCGACCTCGACGCGCTCGCCGAGCGGCTGGCCGCCGCGGGCGTCGCGGTGACCTGGTCGCACGACTTCCCCGGTCACCGCCACTTCTACAGCCCCGACCCGGTCGGCAACCGGATCGAGTTCATCTCCCCCGACCCGGCGTCCTAG